AAGGGAGACGAAATAGATTTTGATAGTGCTTATTTCATAACGGAAGAAGACTTTAACGAAATCAACAAACGTAGCAAAGTAGATCAATGGGACGTTATCATAAGTATGATTGGAGCCTATTGTGGATTCTGTTTTATAGAAAGCAACTCAGATATTGATTATGCCATTAAGAATGTTGGTCTTTTTAAAACTGGAAATGAAATAAACGCAAAATGGCTTTACTATTACCTTAATTCTTCAGTAGGCAAGGCTCATCTTGATGCCGCAAAAAGTGGCTCCACTCAGCCATACATTGCTTTGGGCGCATTAAGAGAACTACCGATACTTACCCCGAAAGACGAAATTACCAAAAAAAAGATAGTCAATGTTTTAGACAGCATTGATAAAAAGATACGCAATAATAACCGCATCAACGCCGAGCTGGAGGCGATGGCCAAGACCCTGTACGACTACTGGTTTGTGCAGTTCGACTTCCCCGACGCCACCGGCAAGCCCTACAAATCATCCGGTGGGAAGATGGTCTACAACACCACACTAAAACGGGAGATCCCGGTGGGGTGGAATGACGGCACATTGGATGACCTTGGACAAATTGTCGGTGGCAGTACGCCGTCCACAAAAAAGGAAAGCAATTTCACCGCTAGCGGAACGCCGTGGATTACTCCGAATGATTTATCGGATAACCAGGGGTACAAGTTCATTACTCGTGGAGC
Above is a window of Trichlorobacter lovleyi SZ DNA encoding:
- a CDS encoding restriction endonuclease subunit S → MQNNAWQYVRGENYCSKVTDGTHDTPEQVERGKYLITSKHIKGDEIDFDSAYFITEEDFNEINKRSKVDQWDVIISMIGAYCGFCFIESNSDIDYAIKNVGLFKTGNEINAKWLYYYLNSSVGKAHLDAAKSGSTQPYIALGALRELPILTPKDEITKKKIVNVLDSIDKKIRNNNRINAELEAMAKTLYDYWFVQFDFPDATGKPYKSSGGKMVYNTTLKREIPVGWNDGTLDDLGQIVGGSTPSTKKESNFTASGTPWITPNDLSDNQGYKFITRGAQDVSDSGIKDASLKKYPAGTVLLSSRAPIGYMAIAREELTTNQGFKSFIPTNDYSSAFIYYTLKNSLKTIVQHASGSTFKEVSGAVLKTVKICLPASGVVEQFTNAVAPTFKRQDLLEQENQHLTQLRDWLLPMLMNGQVTVA